The window AATCTCAGAACAAATAAAGCCAAAGGATATATTCGACGAATAGACGATAGTATTGTAGAGTGATATTGGACACTTCTCATTTCTAGTACGAATCAGATTTCCCAAGTATTTCTACAATATGGTGGACGAAATATCGAAGTAAAATTTCCAACGAATTCTATAGATGTTGCAACATTTCTTGATTTCCAAAAAAGCAATCTTCCGAAATATCTTGATATTATTGAGGCGAATTCTGACATTCCAGGGAATGCTCGAATACTTCTTGCATTCCAGAGAATTGATATTGGAGAAACATCGTTTAGCCTAGAATAATTCTCTCATATTAGTTCTTTGTATGTCCGTGATTCCATTCACGGATTTTTTTCTGGTCTCAAGATAAAAGTACCTCTGGAACTTTTAGTCACTCAAACTCTGCAGGTCGAGAATAGTGTGGATATTCTTTCTTTCAGCCAAGCTCTACAGAAAAAGATTCTTCCATAAGGGAATCCTCACTGATAACTCCAGGAATAAGACGCACAACACTATCTATCCAAACAAGACTCGCGAGTTCACCACTGGATAATACATATTCACCGATAGAAATCTCCGTGATATCAAAGAGTTCAAATATTCGCTCATCAATCCCTTCATAGTGTCAGCAGATGATACAGTATTGACCATCAACTTTTCCATATTTCTCAGCTGATTCTTGTGTATGGAGATTTCCACGAGGAGAAAAATAGATAATGTCC of the Candidatus Gracilibacteria bacterium genome contains:
- a CDS encoding tRNA (guanosine(37)-N1)-methyltransferase TrmD, whose product is DKGLFHYFVHNLTDWTVRNTRRVDDHPYGGGAGTIITIEPLVNALREIQEKYGKMDIIYFSPRGNLHTQESAEKYGKVDGQYCIICGHYEGIDERIFELFDITEISIGEYVLSSGELASLVWIDSVVRLIPGVISEDSLMEESFSVELGGKKEYPHYSRPAEFEGLKVPEVLLSGDQKKIREWNHGHTKN